Part of the uncultured Desulfobacter sp. genome, GACTTTTTAATCAACGCGGAACGGGTGGATGCGCTTTCCATGCTCATCCACCGGGATAAAGCAGAGACCAAGGCCCGGGCTGCATGCAAAAAGCTGCGCGAAGAGATTCCACGACAACAGTTTAAAATACCCATTCAGGGTGCCATCGGCGGAAAGATTATTGCCAGGGAAACCATATCTGCCTATCGTAAAGATGTTACGGCTAAATGTTATGGCGGTGACATCTCAAGAAAGCGCAAGCTTTTGGAAAAACAGAAGAAAGGCAAAAAGAGAATGAAGATGGTGGGATCCGTGGAAATTCCGCAGTCCGCCTTCCTGTCTGTGCTGAAAACCGATTAGACTTGCCTGTGTTTTAAAAAACGTCGGCCGCTGCTGTAGGGGCAGGCCCCTGTGCCTGCCCTAAATATGGCAAGCACAGGGGCCTGCCCCTACAAAATGCCCGACAATAGAATCAAGCCCAAATTTTTTAACCCCCTTGGCTATTAAAAGCCAAGGGGGGTTTTTATTGAACAACATATCTAAACTGTTGATTCCGCTTTGTTTACTTCATTTTTGTGGTCCAGTGCCAGTTTATACTGAAAACTGTCGGCAAGTGCCTGCCATGAGGCTTCGATAATATCTTCGGAAACACCGACGGTTGAAAAAATATTGTCCGTATCCCGGGACTCGATCAATACCCGGACCCTGGCATCGGTACCGTCTGACCCGTCAATCACACGAACCTTGAAATCCACCAGATGGAGGTCGTTGACGCCGGGATACATGGCTGCCAATGCTTTTCTCAAGGCATTATCCAGGGCCGATACCGGACCATCGCCTTCGGCCGAGGTGATTTCGGTTTTGTCCCCAACCCGAATCTTGATCATGGCATGGGAATAACAGGGCCGCTCCTTGTCCTTTTCCACCACCACCCTGAAGGATTCCAGATCGAAATGGGACTGATACTGCTCGGTGAGTCTTTCCATGATCAGCTTCAAAGAGCCTTCGGCCGTATCAAACTCATACCCGAAGTTTTCCATCTCCTTGATGTTGTTTACGATCAAGGATTTTTTGGATTCGTCATTGCCCAGATCAACCCCAAGCTCCTTGGCCTTGTAGGCAATGTTGCTTTTGCCGGACTGCTCGGAAACCAGCACCCTGCGGCGGTTGCCAACAAGCTCCGGCGCCATATGTTCATAGGCCTTGGGGTTTTTCATGATGGCCGACACATGAACACCGCCTTTGTGGGTGAATGCAGACCGTCCCACAAATGGGCGTGACGCCACCGGCGGCATATTGGCTGTTTCAGATACAAATCTGGACAGTGCCCGCAGCTTGGCCAGATTCTCTTCACTGATACAGTCCCGGTTCATCTTAAGGGCAAGGATCGGGATAATGGCTGTAAGATCGGCATTGCCGCAGCGTTCCCCATATCCGTTTATTGTCCCCTGCACCATGGTTGCACCGGCATGCACCGCATTAATAGTGTTGGCCACAGCCATGGCGCAGTCATTGTGGGTATGCACACCGAAAATTACATCATCATAATCTTTGAAATGGGCAATGGTTTCCCGGGTGATGGTGTCAATATCGCAGGGAAGGCTGCCGCCGTTGGTGTCGCAAAGAATCAGACAGCGGGCTCCTCCTTTTACGGCGGCTTCCAGGGTTTCCAGGGCAAACCCGGCGTTGGCTTTATATCCGTCGTAAAAATGTTCTGCATCATAAAGTACTTCACGCCCCTGGGATTTAAGATAGGCGACACTTTGGGTGATCATGGCCAGGTTCTCTTCCCGGGTATTTTTCATGATCTCCATGACATGCAGGTCCCAGGATTTGCCGAAAATGGTTACCACCGGCGCGCCTGAATTAATCAGGGCCTTGATGTTGGCATCTTCTTCACAGGTTGAATTCTGTCTGCGTGTGGATCCGAATGCACAGATTTTTGCCTGTTTGAACTCTTGATCCCTGACCAGATCAAAAAATGCCTGGGCACCGGGATTGGAGCCGGGCCACCCGCCTTCAATGTAGTGGATTCCGGCATCATCCAGGCGCATGGCCATTTTGAGCTTGTCCTCGGGGGAAAAGAAAATATTTTCCCCCTGCATCCCGTCACGCAAGGTTGTGTCGTAAAGCAAGGCTTTCTTATTTGCTTTTACCCCGTTCATTTTCCGTTCTCCCTGCCAAGCGCTATGGTGCCGGTGGAGGCGATTTCAATAATGCCCATGGGCTTCATCAGCTCAACAAAGGCCTTAATTTTGCCGGAATCACCTGACACTTCAATGATAAAGTGAGCGCTTCCCACATCAACGATCCTGGATCTGAAGATATCAGCAAGACGCATGATTTCAGCCCGCTTTTCGGTCTTTGCATGGACCTTGACCAGGACGAGCTCGCGCTCCACATATTTTGCTTCGGTTAAATCGTTCACCGTGATGACATTGATCAGCTTGTGCAGCTGCTTTTTGATCTGCTCAATGATGTGTTCGTCACAATAGGTAACCATGGTGACCACGGAGACATCGGGCTCGGCTGTTTTTGCAACACTTAAGGAGTCAATGTTAAACCCACGGCCGGAAAACAGGCCTGCAATCCGGGACAGGACCCCCGGTTCATTATCCACAAGAATTGATAAAATATATTTGTTGGTTTCCATATCAAATATCCTTTTTAAACCAGAAGCATGTCAGTGATGGCTCCGCCTGCCGGAACCATGGGATAGACCGATTCTTCACGTTCCACGACAAATTCCATGATAACCGTGCCGGGGGTGTTCAAGCCCGTTTCAAGGGTCTGGGTGACCTTGGCCGGATCATCACATCTGAATCCGGTTGCACCGTATGCCTCGGCAAGTTTCACAAAATCGGGCTGGGCCTCCATATTGGTGTCGGCATAGACTTTGTTGTAGAACAACTCCTGCCATTGACGCACCATGCCGAGATAGCGGTTGTTTAAAATAACAATTTTTACATCCAGTTTTTCAGCAACCGCCGTCATGAACTCCTGGGAGTTCATCTGGATAGAGCCGTCCCCGGCCACGCATACAACCGTTTTTTCCGGAACTGCAGCCTTGGCACCGATGGCGGCAGGCAGGCCGAATCCCATAACCCCAAGGCCGCCGGAAGTGATGAAATGGTTGGGCGCATCAAAGTGATAGTACTGGGCCGACCACATCTGGTTTTGCCCCACCTCAGTGGTAACAATGGCGCTGCCCTGGGTGGCTTCGTACAATTTTTCAACCACATATTGGGGTTTGATGACGTCAAAGGACTGGTCGTATTTTAAAGGCTTGACCTGTTTCCATTCATTGATGCGGTTCAGCCATGCCTCCCGGTCATTCATGAATTTTTCAGGGGCTTCTTTTTCCATCATCGTGGCAATGTCGGTCAACGCCATTTTGCAGTCCCCGACAATGGGGCAGTCAACGTCAACATTTTTATGGATGGATGTGGGGTCAATGTCGATTTGAATGATTTTGGCATCCGGTGCAAATTTTTCAAGGTTACCGGTGACCCGGTCATCAAATCTTACACCAGCGGCAAAAATCAGATCACTGTGACCAATACTCATATTGGCGCGGTAGGTGCCGTGCATGCCCAGCATACCCAACCAGTTTTCATCGGATCCGGGAAAGGCGCCAAGTCCCATCAAAGATGCGGTAACCGGAAGATTGGCAAATTTTGCAATCCGGGTAAACGCCTCGCTCGCCCCGGATGAAATGAGGCCGCCGCCACCGAACATCACCGGCCGGCGCGCCTCTTTTAGCATTTTTACGGCCTTTGCCATCTGTTTTTTATTGGGTTTGTAATTGGGTTTGTAGGTGCGCATTTTTTTAGGCACCGGCATTTCAAACTCAATCTGTGCCTGGACAACGTCCTTGGGCAGATCCACCAGCACAGGCCCGGGCCGGCCGGACCCGGCAATGAAAAACGCTTCCTGGATGGTTTCGGCAAGCCGGTTTACATCCTTGACCAGGTAGTTGTGTTTGGTACAGGGGCGGGTGATGCCGACGATGTCCACTTCCTGGAATGCATCATTGCCGATAAGGCCTGTGGGAACCTGGCCGGTAAAGACTACAATGGGAATGGAATCGCAATGGGCCGATGCCAGTCCTGTTACGGCATTGGTGGCACCGGGGCCGGAGGTGACCAGTGCCACGCCAGTGGATTTATGCGCCCTGGCATAGGCATCGGCCATGTGGACGGCACCTTGTTCGTGGCGTACCACAATATGACGAAGGTCGTCGTGTTGAAGGATTTCATCATGGATATCAATGGTGGCACCGCCGGGATATCCGAAGATCGTATCAACGCCCTGTGCCTTTATCATCTTAATGAGGATTTGCGCCCCTGTCAGTTTCATCGTCTGCTCCTTTATTTAAATATGGCGCCATTGCCGGCAGATGTCACCATCTTGGCATAACGGGCCATATAACCTTTTTTGATTTTGGGTTCAGGTTTTTTCCAATCCACTTTTCGTTTGGCTATTTCATCTTCAGATACAAGCAGTTCAATGGTCTTGTTTGGAATGTCAATGCGGATTTGATCTCCTTCACGAACAAATGCAATCATACCGCCCTGGGCAGCTTCCGGTGATACATGTCCGATGCTGGCGCCCTTGGTGCCCCCGGAAAACCGACCGTCGGTGATCAGGGCACACCGGTCGTCAAGCCCCATGCCGGCAATGGCCGAGGTGGGGGTCAGCATCTCGCGCATGCCTGGGCCCCCGGCCGGTCCTTCGTACCGGATCACGATGACATCACCCGGATTGATCTGCCGTTCCATGATGGCATTGCTTGCATCCTCTTCGCATTCAAACACCCTGGCTGGTCCCTGGTGGTTCATCATCTCCGGCAGTACCGCAGATTGCTTGACCACACAACCTTCGGGTGCAAGATTACCGAACAATACGGCAAGCCCGCCTTCTTTATGATAGGGATCATTCACCGGCCGGATCACATCCGGGTATTTCACCTTAACTTTTTCAAGGTTTTCCTTGATGGTTTTACCGGTGGCGGTGATAAGGCTTGTGTCGAGCATATTGTTGTCGCTGAGCTCTTTCATGACCGCCTGGATACCGCCAGCCGCGTCAAGGTCTTCAATATGGTCCTTGCCCCCGGGGCTTAAGGAACATAAATGGGGTGTCTTTTTGCTCACTTCATTAATCAAATCCAGTGGAATATCCACACCGGCTTCGGCGGCTACGGCTTTGAGATGCAGGACCGTGTTGGTGGAACAGCCCAGTGCCATGTCTACGGCCAGGGCGTTCATGAACGCCTTTTGGGTCATGATTTTATCCGGGGTGATATCATGGACGACCAGATTCATGATCTGCATACCGGCTGCTTTTGCAAGACGCACCCGGCTGGACATGGGCGCCGGAATCGTTCCGTTGCCAGGCAGGCCCATGCCGATGGCTTCGGTGAGACAATTCATGGAATTTGCCGTGAACATACCTGCACAGGACCCGCAGGTGGGGCAGGCCGAATTTTCCATTTCCAGAAGCTCTTCTTCACTCATTTTGTTGCTTTGTACCGCGCCCACAGCCTCGAATATGGTGATCAGGTCGATTTTTTTGGACCGGTCGTGGGGATGGCGGCCTGCGAGCATCGGCCCGCCGCTGACAAAGATGGAAGGGATGTTGAGCCGTGCCGCAGCCATGAGCATGCCCGGTACAATTTTATCGCAGTTGGGCACCATGACAATCCCGTCAAAGGGGTGGGCCGTGGCCGTTACTTCAATGCTGTCGGCAATCAGTTCCCTTGATGCCAGTGAGTAATGCATGCCGATGTGATTCATGGCAACACCGTCACATACACCGATGGTGGAAAATTCCATTGGGGTGCCCCCGGCCATGGAGATACCGGCCTTGACGGCTTTAACAATGGAGTCCAGATGCATGTGTCCCGGGATCAGTTCATTGGCGGAATTGGCAATCCCGATCAAAGGGCGGCTCAGCTCCATATCTGTGTAACCCAACGCTTTGAGCAACCCCCGGTGGGGTGCCCTTGCCACGCCCTGTGTTGCAATGCGGCTTCTTCTCATTTTTTAAAAAGTCTCCTAAAAGCAAAAAAGCCGTTACCTGCCCCCCTTCGGGGCTGGTAACGGCTCTTTTTAATTAATCTTATTTAAGCCACTAATCGCCCCTTCGTCCGGAGGTGACAATAACCACCTCCACGATAATGAGGACCACTAGGCTGTTAATAATATTTGTTTTAATCATAATATTTTACTCTCAATTAAAAATATTAATTATATATAAATAACATTAATGTCAAGAAAAAATAGAAGTTTCCTTGAAAATTAAATTTCTAGCCGGGCGGGCGGCATGATATTGACTGCGGTGGTTCAGCAATTAAAGATTTTGTCTGCATTAAAAACCGGCAGAAATACTATTTATGAACGCTTGGGAATTAGGGTTTGACATTCAAACTGCGGGACAGTTATAGTATTTAAATAATATTCATATCTTAACTATCATAATTATAGATTGACCTAACGCCATATGATCACTGATAAAGATCCATCATTTTGGTTGTCATCCATTATGACGGCAATCGTATTCTGTTTTGCAGGCATGGGGCTGTACGCAAAAACCAGTGCCCTTTTGGCACCGTCCATTGCCGCGGTTTGTATGATTTGGGCTGCACATCATCTTTTAGGCGGCGCCGATGCCGGCCGATCCGTTATTCGGGGGCGTACCCTTCTTGTGATTTTCGTTGCGTATCTCACCTGGTTTACCTGCCTTACCGGGGGCATTTTCAGTGCCGGGCTGTTTTTTTTCATCATTGTGGCGGCGGCAGCTGTTTTATTGGCTGATGGGGCTGCTTTTTGGGGGCTATGTTGCTTTTTTGCCGCATTGCTTTTCTTTTTATATTTCGGCCCGCCCTGGGGGGCGGGTGCATTGAATCTCAATGCATTTCGTCTTGGGGTATTTATTGTTCTGTTTTTCGGTATGGGGTCGGTCCTGTTTTTAATACTCAAAAAACAGCAGGCACTGATCACGGAACACCAGGCCGTTATAAATTTTTCCAAAGATATTCAAGAAGAAGCCCAAAACGCCATCGAAGTTAAAGACCGTTTTTTGGCCAATATGAGCCATGAAATACGAAATCCCATGAATGGGGTTTTAGGCATGCTCCACGTCCTGCTTGACTCTGAGCTCGACCCCGAACAGCGCAGCCATGCCGATATCGCCTACAACAGCGCCAATGCCCTTTTAACCATTGTTGATGACATTCTGGATCTGTCCAAAATTGAAGCCGGTAAAATTGAACTTGATATCCGGCCGTTTGATCTGGAGATCGCCATCAAGGATATTGTCTCTTTACCGGCGCTTCAGGCCAGACAAAAAGGGCTTGAGTTTGAATACGCTATCGACACCCTGGTGCCAAGGCTGCTCAAAGGTGATATCGGCAGGATACGCCAGGTGATATTAAATTTCACCAGTAACGCGATCAAATTCACTGAGACGGGATCGGTGACCTTGAGTGTCACGCTGAAAGAAGACAAAGACGATTGTGCCCTCATTCATTTCAGCGTGGATGATACCGGTATCGGCATCAGCGAAGCTTCGCTCAAAGATCTTTTTTCGCCTTTTGTTCAGGCTGATGCGTCCATAACAAAGAAATATGGCGGTACCGGTCTTGGGTTATTCATATCAAAATTATTCATTGAATTAATGGGTGGTCAGGTGGGTGCCGAGAGTGTGGAAATGATAGGCTCCACGTTCTGGTGTGACGTGCCCTTTGACAAACAGTCTCCGGAGGCGGACGCCCAGGATTCCGAGCCCGTTTACTCCAATATAGTAAAGGTTCTTGCCGTATCGGATAAACCGGAGCCCAGCACCCGGCTGATAAAAATATTGGATCTCACCGGGTTTGAGTATGAGACAAGTGAATACAGGCAGCTTTTAGAACGTATTACCCTTGCAAAAACAGATGCAGCCCCTTTTGATGTGGTTATTATGGAGGTCAGTGAATCCGATCAATATGCAAAGAATCTTGGTTGGGAATTGGACAATGATCCTGAGTTTAGAAGCCTTGCCCGCATTCTTGTCACTGCTGTGGGCAGGCAGGGGGATGCAAAGGAATTTGAAAAGTTGGGCTTTTCCGCTTTTTTAAGCTTCCCCTTGGATGAAAGTATTCTCCGGGACGCCGTTTGTCTGATGCTTTCATCGACCTGCCGGGAAAAAAGTCAGGCTATTATTACCCGGCATTCCCTTGCAGAACGCAGAAAAAGAGCATTTAAGATTTTAATTGTGGATGACATTGAAACCAATGTGGTGACAATCAGAGAGCTCATACGAAAGCATGGATACCGCATCGATTCGGCTTCCAACGGGGTCCAGGCCCTTGAAAAGACAAAAGAGAACAACTACGATTTGATCTTCATGGACTGCCAGATGCCGGAAATGGACGGCTATGAAAGCACCCGTCAAATCCGGGCATATGAAACCTCGGAAAATCTTGAGTCAACCCCCATTATCGCCATGACCGGCAACGCCTTTGAAAAGGACCGGCAGGCCTGTAAAGCGGCAGGCATGGATGATTTTATTTCAAAACCGGTCAAGCCCCATGATTTACTTGAACTTATCAACGGGTATAAGTCGGAACGCTTGGGGTTGGTGTCATTTCAAATATCGGACGCTTACATGCCTTCTGGGCAAGATGTTCATGGCGTTGAGACACAGGAAGAGGGCGGCCTCGATTTGGAAGATAGCGATGGAATTCTACCTGTCTTTAACCGGACCCAATTTCTTGAACGGTTCGGCAATGACCAGGAGCTTGCCGGAGAAGTCCTTGCCGCCTTCCTTGAAGAAGTGCCGGAGCTTGTTGACAACCTTGTAGCCGCCGTTAACAACGCGCCCTTTATGCCTGAAGATGTCAGAGCCTGTGCCCATGCCTTAAAAGGCGGCGCCGCCAATGTAAATGCAGAAGCCCTGAGACATGCCGCCTTTGATATTGAAACCCGGGCCGATGATGGTGTTCCCTTAGACCCATTGGCGGTAACCGAAATGCTTAAGGAACATTTGAATCAGTTTCACGGGAAAGCCCATTTATGATTGATATTCAAAACATGACCATACTGATCGTGGATGACATGAAGAGCATGCGCCTGACCCTGAGGAAAATGCTGCGAAACCTTGAAATCGGCAAAAATCTTTTATTTGCCGATAATGGGAGATCAGGCCTGAGCGCATTGAAAAGTTCATCATGTGATTTGCTCATTGTTGACTGGAACATGCCTGAAATGAACGGCAGCCAGATGTTGGCCCGTCTGCGCCGGGACAAGGACATCAGAGACATTCCCATCATTATGGTCACCGCTGAAAACGAACGCGATATCGTCGCCGATGCCGCAGAATATGAAGTGGATGGGTATCTTCTTAAACCGTTGACCCTGGCCGCACTGGATACAAAGATAAAAAGTGTTATTGAGGCCGCCAATCATCCGGATCAGGCAAAACTTCATCTGCTTGAGGCAAGGGCGTGTGAAGAGGCCGGCAATATCGAAGGCGCCATAGACGAAACCCGGCAAGCCTTGGCGCTTAAACCTAACGCATCACGAATATTAAGAAATCTTGGGCTATTATACCTTAAAATCAAAAAAACGGAGGTTGGTGAAAAATGTCTTCAAAAGGCTGTTTCCGTCAATCGGCAGGATACAATCTCCCGAAACCATCTGGCCAAGTTGTATATTAAACGGCGCGATTTTAAACGGGCTGCCCAGATTTACATGGAAATGTTGTCTTTCAGCACCCGATATTTTGATTCAGCGGTTGCGCTGGGGGAAACACTTCTGATCAATGGATTCAGAAATGAGGGCAGAATGCTTTTTTCGCGTATTATGTCAAAAAGCCGATCCAACAGGGGACTTCAGGAAAAAATCATTAATATCTGTCAGGAAAACGAGGAATATGAGTTTGTGGCCCAGATCGTTACCGATGCGATCAAAGAGAATCCTTCCAATATGGATCTCATGTTTAAGGCCGGCCTTATTTACCTTGAGACCGGCGATCAGGAAAAGGCCATGGAATGTTTTGTCACCGTTGATAAAAGCAGGCGGGGCGATATTAAAACCAAACTTCATATCGCCCGGATTCACTTCCAAAACAGGCGCATTCTCCAGGCAGACGATTACCTGAATCGCATTCTGAGAATTGATCCGTCAAATAAAGAAGCCCTGGAAATGCGTCGGCAAATATAAAATTTTACTTTTTAACGCCCACATGGTTAATGGTGGAAGCCATATACCCGGCCCCGAACCCATTGTCTATGTTCACCACCGCAATGTTTGAACTACAGGAGTTAAGCATCCCCAAAAGGGCGGTCATGCCGTTGAAGCTTGTGCCGTACCCAACACTTGTGGGCACAGCAATGACAGGGGCTTTAACAAGGCCGCCCACCACCGAGGGCAGCGCCCCTTCCATGCCGGCGGCAACAACAATGACAGATGCTTTTTCAAGCTCTTTTTGATGCGCGAAAAGGCGGTGAATGCCTGCAACCCCCACATCAAAAAGCGTTTTGACCTCATTGCCCATGGCCTTTGCAGTTAGGGACGCTTCCATAACCACCGGTATATCCGAGGTCCCGGCACTGAGGATGAGGATGGTCCCAAGGCCCGTAATCTCAGGCGGCTGTTTTTCAATTTTCAGCAGGCGTGCGTCATCAAAATACTGGGCACTGGGAAACCGTGAAAGCACCGCGTCCGCCTTTTGCGGGTCAATGCGGGTGACAAGCACAATATTTTCCGATTGTTCCAGTTTTTCAAGGATGGCGATAATCTGTTCCGATGTTTTGCCCTGCCCGAAAATGACCTCGGGGAATCCTTTGCGAAGTGCTCTATGATGATCCACATGGGCACAGCCGATATCTTCAAACGAGAAGTGCTTTAATCTATCTGCCGCCTGGCCGACGGGCAGTTCTCCGTTCGCCACCATGGACAGAATTTGGTTTAATGTCTCAAAGTTCATATAGCGTCTAAGCGTTTTGCCTTCTCAACCAGGCAAGTCCTTTCCCTGATTTATCTGTTTCTTGTGAAGGCGGCTCCTCCGGCGGAGACGGCGGTTCTTCATCTTTAGGGGCCGTTTCCTGCCTGGACGGTATCGCCTTGTCTTTTCCCCATTTGTAATGTCCAAATTTACAATACCCCTGAACATTGTTAAACCGGGCGTCAATGTTCTTGGTAATGGGGATCACATTGCCTTCGACGGATGGTATCAGAAAATCGGCCAAAGGGATAGACCCTCCGCCGGATACGATAATGGAGTCAATATCCCAGTCATTTTTCCACAGCCGGTTCAGGTCAGAGGCAATGGTTGATGCGGCATGTGTATATACGCGTTTTTTAAGATTTACTACGTTATATTCCTTGCCGCGGATTTTAATCACGCCGGATTCAATGAATTTAAAAATTTTGTAAAGCTCAATATTGATACCGCTTTCCTGACGCAGCTTGTCCGCGATAACCGAAAAGCATTTGGACACCCCTGTGTCCATGGTTGACGAGCCCCTTTCAATGTACTGCAAATGATCAAAAATGGAAAAATCCGTTGTTTTAAAACCGATATCCACCACCCCGAGCTTGGAGGCCGCCAGATCCCTGTCGCATATTTTCCCGTTATCGTCGAAAATCAGGTTAAAAATAGATCCAATGGGCTGGGGAATGACATGCACCTTGTCAATGGAAAGTTTTCTGTGTTCATCGGGTGCGTCCTGGTGATGATAAATAATTTCGTGTTCACCCTGGATAATCTGTTTAAGCCGTTTGGTATCTCTTTTTAAATACGCCACGGGCAGGCCGGTTATCACACCGATGGGGCCCTGGGCCTGGGAACATCTGCCGGCTGCGGCAAGGGCCAGAATTTTGATGAACTCTTCCACCATTTTTTCCTGGTCAAGGGTATATTCGGTCAGGCTGGACTGGCGCTCTGCATGGGAACCTAAAAAGTATGTTTTATTGTCCAGGGTGATGTGCAGATTTGCGGTTGGTGCGACATCGCCCATGGATGACATAAACTGGATTTCCGCTGCATCGCCGATCAGGGATTTGAAAATTACCGAATTTTGTCCGTTATATGCTTTAGTAAAACCAAACCCCACATCTATGCCGATAATTTCCATGTCCTGACCTCCTGATGTAGACTGCTTAGATACATTGTGAATTGTTTTAGAATTGACACACGATAAAGCTATCATTGTCCCCATAATCAGTCAAGGATTCAAGGTGATTACATGAAAAAAACGGGTTTGATCATAGGATTGGCCATCTTTTGTAGGGGCAATCCTTGGGGTTGCCCCCGTTGGGGCAGGCACAGAGACCTGCCCCTACAATGGTCGACGTTGGAACCAAGCCCAAATTGTAAAATCCGGGGAGGTAAAATAACACTGAATTACCAGCGTTTTACCTCTTATGTTTTACTTGGCGTGTCGTCCAGGCGAAACCGGCCAGAACCGGGTAATGATCCGATGGAAAAAGGCCGTCAAAGGAATCCTGTATCACCTGCTGGGATATGGGTGTCAGGCCCTTGCTGTAAAGTATCCAGTCGATGTGATGTCCTGTTTCCTTTCCGGTGAAATCGTGGAAGGTGGTGACGGATTCGCCATCCATGATCAAATCAAACCCATGTGATTTGAAACATTGATGGGCCGGAGATCCCGGGTCGGTGTTAAAGTCCCCGGTGATGATCCGGGGCACACCTTTTGGAAAGCGTTCAAAAAATTCCATGATCAGTCCGGCACTTTTCTGCTGGACCTCGGATTTGAAATCAAAATGGGTATTGGCCACGAGCAGGTGCCGGTCTCTCTTTTTAAACCATCCGATTACGCATTGCCGGGGCCATTTGGAACCGTGAAGCCGGGAGGGGATGTTTGGGGTGTGACTTAAAAAAAAGTGACGGTGTCCAAGGCATTCCCAGGACGGATCAAACAGAGTCAGGCAACTTTGCCACCATTGTGTCCCTTTGTTGTACCAGCCGATGTGACCGTGGCCTGCCATTGAGCGGATCAGAAATTCGGCCTGGAAATGGTTGACCTCCTGGAAACCGATAAAGTCGCATGGGTGTTCGTGCAGTATTTTTGCGACCAGCGGCTTGCGGTATTTCCAGGCATGGGGGCCGTCCTTGGCAAGACCGAACCGGAGATTAAAGGTCATGACGGTAACCGGGTCATCGATCCGATCTTTGTCCTTTTCCGGGTTGGATATGGGAAATATGTCTGCCATTGGAATATAGAATGCGAT contains:
- the ilvN gene encoding acetolactate synthase small subunit, whose protein sequence is METNKYILSILVDNEPGVLSRIAGLFSGRGFNIDSLSVAKTAEPDVSVVTMVTYCDEHIIEQIKKQLHKLINVITVNDLTEAKYVERELVLVKVHAKTEKRAEIMRLADIFRSRIVDVGSAHFIIEVSGDSGKIKAFVELMKPMGIIEIASTGTIALGRENGK
- the ilvD gene encoding dihydroxy-acid dehydratase; this encodes MRRSRIATQGVARAPHRGLLKALGYTDMELSRPLIGIANSANELIPGHMHLDSIVKAVKAGISMAGGTPMEFSTIGVCDGVAMNHIGMHYSLASRELIADSIEVTATAHPFDGIVMVPNCDKIVPGMLMAAARLNIPSIFVSGGPMLAGRHPHDRSKKIDLITIFEAVGAVQSNKMSEEELLEMENSACPTCGSCAGMFTANSMNCLTEAIGMGLPGNGTIPAPMSSRVRLAKAAGMQIMNLVVHDITPDKIMTQKAFMNALAVDMALGCSTNTVLHLKAVAAEAGVDIPLDLINEVSKKTPHLCSLSPGGKDHIEDLDAAGGIQAVMKELSDNNMLDTSLITATGKTIKENLEKVKVKYPDVIRPVNDPYHKEGGLAVLFGNLAPEGCVVKQSAVLPEMMNHQGPARVFECEEDASNAIMERQINPGDVIVIRYEGPAGGPGMREMLTPTSAIAGMGLDDRCALITDGRFSGGTKGASIGHVSPEAAQGGMIAFVREGDQIRIDIPNKTIELLVSEDEIAKRKVDWKKPEPKIKKGYMARYAKMVTSAGNGAIFK
- the ilvB gene encoding biosynthetic-type acetolactate synthase large subunit, with the translated sequence MKLTGAQILIKMIKAQGVDTIFGYPGGATIDIHDEILQHDDLRHIVVRHEQGAVHMADAYARAHKSTGVALVTSGPGATNAVTGLASAHCDSIPIVVFTGQVPTGLIGNDAFQEVDIVGITRPCTKHNYLVKDVNRLAETIQEAFFIAGSGRPGPVLVDLPKDVVQAQIEFEMPVPKKMRTYKPNYKPNKKQMAKAVKMLKEARRPVMFGGGGLISSGASEAFTRIAKFANLPVTASLMGLGAFPGSDENWLGMLGMHGTYRANMSIGHSDLIFAAGVRFDDRVTGNLEKFAPDAKIIQIDIDPTSIHKNVDVDCPIVGDCKMALTDIATMMEKEAPEKFMNDREAWLNRINEWKQVKPLKYDQSFDVIKPQYVVEKLYEATQGSAIVTTEVGQNQMWSAQYYHFDAPNHFITSGGLGVMGFGLPAAIGAKAAVPEKTVVCVAGDGSIQMNSQEFMTAVAEKLDVKIVILNNRYLGMVRQWQELFYNKVYADTNMEAQPDFVKLAEAYGATGFRCDDPAKVTQTLETGLNTPGTVIMEFVVEREESVYPMVPAGGAITDMLLV
- the cimA gene encoding citramalate synthase, which encodes MNGVKANKKALLYDTTLRDGMQGENIFFSPEDKLKMAMRLDDAGIHYIEGGWPGSNPGAQAFFDLVRDQEFKQAKICAFGSTRRQNSTCEEDANIKALINSGAPVVTIFGKSWDLHVMEIMKNTREENLAMITQSVAYLKSQGREVLYDAEHFYDGYKANAGFALETLEAAVKGGARCLILCDTNGGSLPCDIDTITRETIAHFKDYDDVIFGVHTHNDCAMAVANTINAVHAGATMVQGTINGYGERCGNADLTAIIPILALKMNRDCISEENLAKLRALSRFVSETANMPPVASRPFVGRSAFTHKGGVHVSAIMKNPKAYEHMAPELVGNRRRVLVSEQSGKSNIAYKAKELGVDLGNDESKKSLIVNNIKEMENFGYEFDTAEGSLKLIMERLTEQYQSHFDLESFRVVVEKDKERPCYSHAMIKIRVGDKTEITSAEGDGPVSALDNALRKALAAMYPGVNDLHLVDFKVRVIDGSDGTDARVRVLIESRDTDNIFSTVGVSEDIIEASWQALADSFQYKLALDHKNEVNKAESTV